In Kineosporia corallincola, a genomic segment contains:
- a CDS encoding NUDIX hydrolase has protein sequence MPEKVFKEKVLVYVVRDGKLLVFRHTDYSYEEVGIQVPAGSIRPGESPEAAALREAAEETGLSDFKIVRKLGEIDYDISPYRFEIQHRHVFQLELTQSTPDRWMSQEDHDGEQEPTHFECFWIPVEAAHILQSGQGALLGNLYE, from the coding sequence ATGCCTGAAAAGGTTTTCAAGGAAAAGGTCCTCGTCTACGTCGTTCGCGACGGGAAGCTCCTGGTGTTCCGACACACGGACTACAGCTACGAAGAGGTCGGCATCCAGGTGCCGGCCGGCAGCATCCGGCCCGGCGAATCTCCTGAGGCAGCTGCTCTTCGTGAGGCCGCGGAGGAGACCGGGCTTTCGGACTTCAAGATCGTCCGCAAACTCGGTGAGATCGACTACGACATCAGCCCCTACCGCTTCGAGATCCAGCATCGTCACGTCTTCCAACTCGAACTGACGCAGTCGACTCCCGACCGCTGGATGAGCCAGGAGGACCACGACGGCGAGCAGGAGCCCACGCACTTCGAGTGCTTCTGGATTCCGGTGGAAGCCGCTCACATTCTCCAGTCGGGTCAGGGAGCCCTGCTGGGGAACCTTTACGAGTAG
- a CDS encoding DUF4240 domain-containing protein, with the protein MDEVTFWEIIAAAGEGSDAGAMSAFRSRLSAEAPASVEAFGRLLIDKLYALDTLSHYEQAASNPYDEWEDPDPDLFVAVRCAIVLAGPHVYGRVLNDPQMIASRPWPGVMDSEYLVQATDRVFAALSVRDGSLPGTEQIETGSNPAGFHDAVAVPEPVPGGLVDPAPQWAGVGFDIDDPAVTRTWAAKKAWPAFDLTTRAALARAAAVPGRREALQELGVDQVEFEVALVRSPSQKAIRVSRDRSGSLVWVSLTAHLPLKDCQALDDLEQWAHDVLDAAFEEALKKLSAKAK; encoded by the coding sequence GTGGACGAGGTCACGTTCTGGGAGATCATCGCGGCGGCCGGGGAAGGCTCGGATGCTGGCGCGATGTCTGCTTTCCGAAGCCGTCTTTCGGCTGAGGCGCCGGCGTCGGTGGAGGCTTTCGGGCGTCTGCTGATCGACAAGCTCTACGCGCTGGACACGCTCTCGCATTACGAGCAGGCGGCATCCAATCCATACGATGAGTGGGAAGACCCTGATCCAGACCTGTTCGTCGCCGTGCGCTGCGCGATCGTCCTGGCCGGGCCGCACGTGTACGGGCGGGTGCTGAACGACCCACAGATGATCGCGTCGCGTCCGTGGCCCGGTGTCATGGACTCGGAGTATCTGGTCCAGGCCACGGACCGTGTCTTCGCCGCGTTGTCGGTCAGGGACGGTTCTCTGCCGGGAACCGAGCAGATCGAGACTGGATCGAACCCTGCCGGGTTCCACGACGCGGTTGCCGTTCCTGAGCCCGTGCCTGGTGGCCTTGTCGATCCGGCGCCGCAGTGGGCTGGGGTCGGGTTCGACATCGACGACCCAGCGGTCACGCGCACGTGGGCGGCCAAGAAGGCATGGCCTGCCTTCGACTTGACGACCCGGGCAGCTCTGGCGCGCGCCGCGGCCGTGCCTGGCCGACGTGAGGCCCTCCAGGAACTGGGCGTCGATCAGGTGGAGTTCGAGGTGGCCCTTGTTCGCTCGCCGTCGCAGAAGGCCATCAGAGTCAGCCGAGACCGGTCCGGTTCCCTGGTCTGGGTCAGCCTCACCGCACATCTGCCGTTGAAAGACTGTCAGGCGCTGGACGATCTCGAGCAGTGGGCCCACGATGTGCTGGACGCAGCGTTCGAGGAGGCCCTGAAAAAGCTCTCTGCGAAGGCGAAATGA
- a CDS encoding HAD family hydrolase, with protein MPLIVLWDIDHTLIENNGVSKQIYADAFRRLTGQPSAHRARTEGRTDRLICRQMFLDHGLEPPTWDVIGPALEAAGAGLEAELARRGEVLPGVRDVLTLAAAERNFVSSVLTGNIAANAMVKLRALGLDHLLDLECGAYGEHSEDRGALVEVARKRVHQQHALPLTTPVVLIGDTPRDVQAAHDTGAHVVAVATGVDSAEALRMAGARMVLSDLRESSRLIDHLRSLAL; from the coding sequence GTGCCGCTCATCGTGCTCTGGGACATCGACCACACGCTGATCGAGAACAACGGCGTGAGCAAGCAGATCTACGCCGATGCCTTCCGACGGCTGACCGGCCAGCCATCCGCCCACCGGGCGAGGACGGAGGGACGAACGGACAGGCTGATCTGCCGACAGATGTTCCTCGACCACGGTCTCGAGCCTCCGACCTGGGACGTCATCGGGCCCGCCTTGGAAGCTGCTGGGGCAGGTTTGGAAGCAGAACTGGCTCGCAGGGGCGAGGTGCTTCCCGGCGTTCGAGACGTCCTCACCCTCGCGGCGGCGGAGCGGAACTTCGTCTCGTCCGTCCTGACGGGCAACATCGCGGCCAACGCCATGGTGAAGCTTCGTGCCCTTGGGCTGGATCACCTGCTGGATCTGGAGTGCGGGGCCTACGGCGAGCACTCTGAGGATCGCGGAGCACTGGTCGAGGTTGCGAGGAAGCGGGTCCACCAGCAGCACGCCCTGCCGCTGACCACTCCGGTTGTGCTCATCGGAGACACGCCAAGGGACGTTCAGGCCGCGCACGATACCGGGGCGCATGTAGTCGCCGTCGCGACCGGCGTGGACAGCGCCGAAGCGCTCCGGATGGCCGGGGCTCGCATGGTGCTCAGCGACCTTCGCGAGAGCTCCCGTCTGATCGACCACCTGCGCTCGCTTGCCCTCTGA
- a CDS encoding protein kinase domain-containing protein, whose protein sequence is MDLHPLHPAAWVLHQLSQDGWQVDKLLTFTRASTLALAHRKDSETVVIKAGFGSNHVLAELDAEQRASAYGFYWYAQLTENERALSRDAFREEADLTEEASALAHMVPLLDRGTSAKFDWYTMPWLSGGNFREHMLVQPPSAQGLWILADVAEALSHLHEIGIVHRDVYQENILIHEGRGHLTDLGAARRLTTPRGPERRQPEVHWPPEYLDDYRNATTAADIFSLGVLIYRYLCGDIPRLDADHERLPVALRNVVAAALARHPRQRPSAGELVDALRAPRS, encoded by the coding sequence ATGGACCTACACCCGCTGCATCCGGCCGCATGGGTGCTCCACCAGCTGTCCCAGGACGGATGGCAGGTGGACAAGCTCCTCACCTTCACCCGCGCAAGCACCCTCGCTCTCGCGCATCGCAAAGACAGCGAGACCGTCGTCATCAAAGCCGGATTCGGATCGAACCACGTGCTGGCCGAACTCGATGCCGAACAGCGTGCGTCCGCCTACGGCTTCTACTGGTACGCACAGCTCACCGAGAATGAACGGGCCCTCAGCCGAGACGCCTTCCGTGAAGAGGCTGACCTCACCGAAGAAGCCAGCGCCCTCGCCCACATGGTCCCCCTACTCGACCGGGGAACGTCCGCCAAGTTCGACTGGTACACCATGCCCTGGCTCAGCGGCGGAAACTTCCGTGAACACATGCTGGTCCAGCCGCCCTCCGCCCAAGGCCTGTGGATACTCGCCGACGTCGCTGAAGCACTATCGCACCTTCACGAAATCGGGATCGTGCACCGCGACGTCTACCAAGAGAACATCCTCATCCACGAAGGACGTGGGCACCTCACCGATCTCGGGGCAGCCCGACGCCTCACAACCCCACGCGGTCCAGAACGCCGCCAGCCCGAGGTTCACTGGCCACCCGAGTACCTGGACGACTACCGCAACGCGACCACCGCCGCCGACATCTTCAGCCTCGGCGTCTTGATCTACCGCTACCTCTGCGGAGACATCCCCCGACTCGATGCCGACCACGAACGCCTGCCGGTCGCCCTACGCAACGTGGTCGCAGCGGCACTGGCTCGTCATCCACGGCAACGACCATCAGCAGGCGAACTCGTCGACGCCCTACGAGCTCCACGGTCGTAA
- the cas7g gene encoding type I-G CRISPR-associated RAMP protein Csb1/Cas7g: MALNLHPSPIRPIMPWSLTDYGDSCHASWPVIILASGERMAQQNVYDVLAQAAALEGDIGGIRITAVYDPIGGEGSRVFPPTYPSTDEKPYLIEKRRVDGKEREDALLSSSAGQANIAEQALLRAWGSGEISLPIMRLLHQGQAEMTLTSLEFPHRYADAYVRDSLLDGQPFDRSELGQALRAATPDDARALFRHDPGSLVFGAWDSHRKGRQQRFPRIYSSELIGWDPVVAKRSAGRLDPLNLKGAVKPEKDAQGWDFVASGQKVKGERLSEIGHGNIAPNPQHGGVTISSAQRMATISLAGLDRIGFGDAPREASVAARVALAAYALLADRLAFSAPSLWLRSGCELMLREERLEWVRRGNVTDRFELSRREAVELFQNAVQRSAAAGIGFATDVIDLRPSPALAKAIDFSLTSAAPEAGE; encoded by the coding sequence ATGGCACTCAACCTGCATCCCTCCCCCATTCGCCCCATAATGCCCTGGAGCCTCACCGATTACGGCGATTCCTGCCATGCTTCGTGGCCGGTCATCATTCTGGCATCGGGGGAAAGAATGGCTCAGCAGAACGTGTACGACGTCCTGGCGCAGGCAGCGGCGCTGGAAGGCGACATCGGCGGCATCCGTATCACGGCTGTCTACGATCCTATCGGGGGTGAGGGCAGCCGGGTGTTCCCTCCGACATACCCGTCCACCGATGAGAAGCCTTACCTGATCGAGAAGCGCCGCGTGGACGGTAAGGAGCGTGAGGACGCGCTGTTGTCCTCCTCTGCCGGACAGGCCAACATCGCCGAGCAGGCGCTGCTGCGAGCCTGGGGCAGTGGTGAGATCTCGCTGCCCATCATGCGGCTCCTCCATCAAGGACAGGCCGAAATGACGCTGACATCGCTGGAGTTCCCGCACCGCTACGCCGACGCCTACGTCCGCGACAGTCTTCTCGATGGGCAGCCGTTCGACAGGAGCGAACTCGGCCAGGCACTGCGCGCGGCGACGCCTGACGACGCGCGGGCGTTGTTCCGTCACGACCCGGGATCACTCGTTTTCGGGGCCTGGGACTCGCACCGCAAGGGCCGGCAGCAGCGTTTCCCGCGCATTTACAGCAGCGAACTGATCGGCTGGGACCCGGTGGTGGCCAAGCGCAGTGCCGGACGGCTGGACCCGCTGAACCTCAAGGGTGCCGTGAAGCCGGAAAAAGACGCCCAGGGCTGGGATTTTGTGGCCAGCGGCCAGAAAGTCAAGGGTGAACGGCTGAGCGAGATCGGTCACGGGAACATCGCACCGAACCCCCAGCACGGCGGGGTGACCATCAGCTCGGCACAGCGCATGGCGACGATCTCGTTGGCCGGTCTGGACCGGATCGGCTTCGGAGACGCCCCGCGCGAGGCGTCGGTGGCGGCTCGCGTGGCCTTGGCCGCCTACGCCCTGCTGGCGGACCGTCTGGCGTTCTCAGCCCCGAGCCTGTGGCTGCGCAGTGGTTGCGAGCTCATGTTGCGGGAAGAGCGACTGGAATGGGTTCGCCGGGGGAACGTCACCGACCGGTTCGAGCTGTCCCGGCGAGAGGCCGTGGAACTGTTCCAGAACGCTGTCCAGCGCTCGGCCGCCGCGGGAATCGGCTTCGCCACCGACGTCATTGATCTGCGTCCGTCTCCGGCTCTGGCCAAGGCCATTGACTTTTCGCTGACCTCGGCCGCACCGGAGGCCGGCGAGTGA
- a CDS encoding aKG-HExxH-type peptide beta-hydroxylase has product MPDFTFTPTNRLHEERTHRIYSLLHHGDVAKDKSPARALAYALAHHSLEGSEAAARAGDAATFDWYANQPLTEMRGIFTLTVAGPRVVVSPELDQLPRSPISETPYYVIGDQTQPPPAETQTLAAGAFAVASDAGFGELLHQHAVVMCLLRSKSLGQTLDSWTITRLPGTVFMDHVNDPVILGRDLIHEAGHNWLNDALTATDTKIDDQSYFWSPWKQSQRPAFGFIHACWAFPLTMIYSAWARDKAEPEIAEFLTTYLNKQRPLLAETSADHQQAMKLIPDQGLRERLIAVYEQALTL; this is encoded by the coding sequence ATGCCTGACTTCACGTTCACTCCGACCAACCGCCTTCACGAGGAACGCACCCACCGCATCTATTCGCTCCTCCACCACGGCGACGTAGCCAAGGATAAAAGCCCAGCGCGAGCGCTCGCCTACGCTCTGGCCCACCATTCCCTGGAAGGAAGCGAGGCCGCGGCCCGGGCCGGGGACGCAGCCACCTTCGACTGGTACGCCAACCAGCCACTCACCGAGATGCGGGGCATCTTCACGCTCACCGTGGCCGGACCCCGCGTCGTCGTAAGCCCCGAACTCGACCAACTCCCCAGGTCCCCGATCTCGGAAACCCCCTACTACGTGATCGGCGACCAGACGCAACCACCGCCGGCTGAGACGCAGACGCTCGCCGCGGGCGCCTTCGCCGTCGCATCGGACGCCGGGTTCGGCGAACTGCTGCACCAACACGCCGTAGTGATGTGCCTCCTCAGAAGCAAGTCCCTCGGACAGACGCTCGACAGCTGGACGATCACGCGCCTGCCCGGAACAGTCTTCATGGACCACGTCAACGACCCAGTAATCCTGGGCCGTGACCTCATCCACGAGGCAGGCCACAACTGGCTCAACGACGCGCTCACCGCCACCGACACCAAGATCGACGACCAGAGTTACTTCTGGTCACCCTGGAAGCAATCACAGCGACCCGCGTTCGGCTTCATCCACGCCTGCTGGGCGTTCCCGCTGACCATGATCTACAGCGCCTGGGCCCGCGACAAGGCGGAACCGGAGATCGCCGAGTTCCTGACCACCTACCTGAACAAGCAGCGCCCCCTCCTCGCCGAAACGAGTGCCGATCACCAGCAGGCCATGAAGCTGATCCCCGACCAGGGCCTGCGTGAGCGGCTCATCGCGGTCTACGAGCAGGCGCTCACACTGTGA
- a CDS encoding NUDIX hydrolase — MTDSMISTSISTAAGPIIDVHLILRDGDKILLSQRGGPYGYGQWHAPSGKLDPGETITVATVREAFEETGVVVDPEHIRLVHTVHHHQGDGARDRIGFFFEATEWENDPINRELDKCLQLQWFTVHDLPENLIPYPAAGLRGYLESGPGLTIHGWSDHGEESSSVT, encoded by the coding sequence ATGACCGACAGCATGATCTCCACCAGCATCAGCACCGCGGCCGGCCCGATCATCGATGTGCACCTGATCCTGCGCGACGGCGACAAGATCCTGCTGTCCCAGCGCGGTGGCCCCTACGGATACGGCCAGTGGCACGCCCCCTCCGGCAAACTCGACCCGGGCGAAACCATCACCGTGGCCACGGTCCGAGAAGCATTCGAGGAAACCGGCGTCGTCGTCGACCCCGAGCACATCCGGCTCGTCCACACCGTGCACCATCACCAAGGCGACGGTGCCCGCGACCGCATCGGATTCTTCTTTGAGGCCACCGAGTGGGAGAATGACCCGATCAACCGGGAACTGGACAAGTGTCTGCAACTGCAGTGGTTCACCGTCCATGACCTACCCGAAAATTTGATCCCGTATCCGGCAGCAGGCCTACGGGGATATCTCGAAAGCGGTCCTGGTCTAACTATCCACGGATGGTCAGACCACGGCGAAGAATCTTCTTCCGTGACGTGA
- a CDS encoding serine hydrolase domain-containing protein → MTVLGQGRPGLSLLVHRPGHEPFAWNTGMASLEHQVPIGPDTNFNVGSVAKQITAQLVLDASHECLLDLDQPADDLDPDLQIKDINVGELITHGSGLRDVESLLSLAGFRPLDHYTAPDLLALAYRQRERVVAADDFLYANTNYLLLAKILETVRQEPLPDLARRTIFEPLNMHNTRFCADPQQIVPNAASAYRQIGSNWSHARTPVALPGPGSLWTTAQDLDLWLQHLHGRWRTGGQRLLYQELLNYRASDHAPYLYGPGLYGVEDSDQPRVFHFGHEQGFSAATHLTSNGSRVVCLANGSDVSADRVATAMLENLDHPDLLPIALKTIAQQTRRQPPPRSVPASSSSELGPFSCPDVPGVVRLTRSNRGLELWRRGTGDQLTQISAEQFSGPGYTLTLEDPQAPDRGFRLDLERAPCLAYQLRAGASPSTV, encoded by the coding sequence GTGACCGTCCTCGGCCAAGGACGCCCCGGGCTGTCGCTCCTCGTCCACCGGCCAGGCCACGAGCCCTTCGCCTGGAACACGGGCATGGCAAGCCTCGAGCACCAGGTGCCGATTGGACCCGACACGAACTTCAACGTAGGGTCCGTCGCGAAGCAGATCACGGCACAACTCGTGCTCGACGCGTCCCACGAATGCCTGCTGGACCTCGACCAGCCGGCCGACGACCTAGACCCCGACCTTCAGATCAAAGACATCAACGTCGGCGAGCTCATCACCCATGGCTCCGGGCTCAGAGACGTCGAATCTCTACTCTCGCTGGCCGGATTCCGCCCTCTCGATCACTACACAGCCCCTGACCTGCTCGCGCTCGCCTATCGTCAACGCGAGCGCGTCGTGGCTGCGGACGACTTCCTGTACGCCAACACGAACTACCTGCTGCTCGCCAAGATCCTCGAAACCGTCCGTCAAGAACCTCTCCCGGACCTCGCGCGCCGAACGATCTTCGAGCCGCTCAACATGCACAACACCAGGTTCTGCGCCGACCCCCAGCAAATCGTCCCCAACGCAGCCTCCGCCTACCGCCAGATCGGCAGCAACTGGAGCCACGCCCGAACCCCCGTGGCGCTGCCCGGCCCCGGCTCGCTGTGGACCACCGCACAGGACCTGGACCTCTGGCTGCAGCACCTTCACGGTCGCTGGCGAACCGGTGGCCAACGCCTCCTCTACCAAGAACTTCTGAACTACCGGGCGAGCGACCACGCCCCCTACCTCTACGGACCCGGGCTCTACGGAGTCGAGGACTCGGATCAGCCTCGGGTCTTCCATTTCGGGCATGAGCAGGGATTCTCCGCAGCCACCCACCTGACCAGCAACGGCAGCCGCGTGGTCTGCCTGGCGAACGGGTCCGACGTCTCGGCCGATCGAGTTGCCACAGCCATGCTGGAGAACCTCGACCATCCGGATCTGCTTCCAATCGCGCTGAAGACCATTGCCCAGCAGACACGCCGCCAACCACCGCCCCGGAGCGTTCCAGCCAGCTCTTCGAGCGAGCTCGGCCCGTTCAGCTGTCCAGACGTTCCGGGAGTGGTGCGCCTTACCCGGTCGAATCGTGGACTCGAACTTTGGCGACGAGGAACCGGAGATCAGCTCACCCAGATCAGCGCAGAGCAGTTCTCGGGCCCCGGATACACGCTGACTCTCGAAGATCCTCAAGCGCCCGACCGGGGCTTCCGCCTCGATCTTGAGCGTGCACCTTGCCTTGCATACCAGCTGCGCGCCGGTGCGTCGCCCTCGACTGTTTAA
- a CDS encoding helix-turn-helix domain-containing protein — protein sequence MNERLRSALVQRGLTVAEVAAECGVDPKTASRWVSGRVPQRRHRWSIAHLLGLDEEHLWPEAPDNVAGASAATSEIVATFANRASVPRDLWLALLRGASKHIDVLVFSGTFFAQTNPHIARMLQERAEAGARVRLCFGDPEGQAVRLRGEEEGIGESLAAKIRASLTYYRTLVGRPGCEVHLHDTTLYNSLFRYDDQLLVNPHVWGQPASANPLFQLRRTDGTDAEWFNRYEQSFDAIWSTTRPWAPEK from the coding sequence GTGAACGAGCGATTGCGTTCCGCTCTGGTGCAACGGGGGCTGACCGTGGCAGAAGTCGCGGCCGAGTGCGGAGTCGATCCCAAGACCGCCAGCCGATGGGTCAGCGGACGTGTGCCCCAACGACGGCACCGCTGGAGCATCGCCCACCTGCTCGGCCTGGATGAGGAGCACCTCTGGCCCGAGGCACCGGACAACGTGGCAGGAGCTTCCGCTGCGACGAGTGAGATCGTGGCGACCTTCGCCAACCGCGCCAGCGTTCCACGTGACCTGTGGCTGGCGCTGCTGCGAGGGGCCTCGAAGCACATCGACGTGCTGGTCTTCTCCGGCACCTTCTTCGCCCAGACCAACCCGCACATCGCCCGCATGTTGCAAGAACGTGCCGAGGCCGGTGCCCGCGTCCGGCTGTGTTTCGGAGATCCGGAAGGCCAGGCTGTCCGGTTGAGGGGCGAGGAAGAGGGAATCGGTGAGAGCCTGGCCGCCAAGATCCGCGCGTCGCTGACGTACTACCGAACGCTCGTGGGTCGCCCCGGTTGCGAGGTCCACCTGCACGACACCACGCTGTACAACTCGCTCTTCCGGTACGACGACCAGCTCCTGGTCAACCCGCATGTTTGGGGACAGCCCGCCAGCGCCAACCCGCTGTTCCAGCTCAGACGGACCGACGGCACCGATGCCGAATGGTTCAACCGGTACGAGCAGAGCTTCGACGCCATCTGGAGCACCACGCGTCCCTGGGCGCCCGAGAAGTAG
- a CDS encoding radical SAM/SPASM domain-containing protein, whose protein sequence is MSQHTDEHPGLGSLYRRLSVDDVSSAVSVIVKVRGETCDIDCLYCYEKRKAAPGGARVSPAQIRQLTELFQGRPLAIELHGGEPLTAGRDHIAAILEELGQLPQVVRVTMQTNGVQLDDEWLDLFDELCPDLQLGISLDGDARGNAWRVGYDGQPVYPRVRAALEFLARRGRQVGLIAAVTPPLLGRAEEVLDHLAAFGSVNAISFVPCFDATVVRPTATSGRRLTPSRELQSASISSDAGPAWAITHSEYADFVLAVTARWIAGGHFARIKLEPAVSTIRRLRGLDSGFCHFSNLKCDHVFTLYPNGQLGSCDELPWPKARLVQLNDRSSQGKVIAEQESSALLAEGRALMNRCSDCAYRETCGGGCIATRWRAHGTSPDASDAYCDYRMRMVDGVSALLAQPRHHEGAWCRSWRWRPRNPNRMRSIPEFLERWDADHQHHADVRLLTSGHGNINTVGLPGVHDADDLYPRHPRWREAIEDGVWPLVDVLTNRWGLITYDSCAGHQYRGLSIPTSSRRVGLLPRTEDEYARAAACLCRVASEVRGKLPAGVEVSLGRANLECETTSQKVPVLDLALTPSPEATWDTYFRNVDEATRVLGAAVTNISLESDVSCACLGHRSLIDADRAVAG, encoded by the coding sequence GTGTCGCAGCACACGGACGAACATCCTGGACTTGGGTCGCTGTACCGCAGGCTGAGTGTTGACGACGTGTCCTCGGCGGTCTCGGTGATCGTCAAGGTCCGCGGCGAGACCTGCGACATCGACTGTCTGTACTGCTACGAAAAGCGCAAGGCCGCGCCTGGAGGAGCGCGCGTCAGCCCGGCTCAGATCCGGCAGCTGACCGAGCTCTTCCAGGGACGTCCCCTCGCGATCGAACTACACGGCGGTGAACCACTGACAGCGGGCCGCGACCACATCGCGGCCATCCTGGAGGAACTTGGCCAGCTCCCGCAGGTGGTCCGGGTCACCATGCAGACGAACGGTGTCCAACTCGACGACGAGTGGCTCGACCTATTCGACGAGCTGTGCCCAGACCTTCAGCTCGGGATCTCCCTCGACGGGGACGCTCGCGGCAACGCGTGGCGAGTCGGCTACGACGGCCAACCCGTCTACCCACGCGTTCGCGCAGCACTGGAGTTCTTGGCCCGACGTGGTCGGCAGGTCGGCCTGATCGCTGCGGTCACTCCACCTCTGCTGGGCCGAGCCGAGGAAGTTCTCGATCATCTCGCTGCCTTCGGCTCGGTGAATGCGATCAGCTTCGTTCCGTGCTTCGACGCGACGGTGGTCCGACCGACCGCCACGTCGGGACGGCGCCTGACACCGAGCCGTGAGCTTCAGTCGGCCTCCATTTCTTCAGACGCCGGGCCGGCTTGGGCCATCACCCACAGCGAGTACGCCGACTTCGTGTTGGCCGTGACTGCTCGCTGGATCGCCGGGGGTCACTTTGCCAGGATCAAGCTGGAGCCAGCGGTCTCGACCATCCGCAGGCTTCGCGGCCTGGACAGCGGCTTCTGCCACTTCTCCAACCTGAAGTGCGATCACGTCTTCACCCTGTATCCCAATGGTCAGCTCGGCAGCTGCGACGAGCTGCCTTGGCCGAAGGCCCGCTTGGTCCAGCTCAACGACCGCTCCTCGCAGGGGAAGGTGATCGCCGAGCAGGAGAGCTCGGCTCTCCTCGCCGAAGGCCGAGCCCTGATGAACCGCTGCTCGGATTGCGCCTATCGCGAGACCTGCGGCGGAGGCTGCATCGCGACACGATGGCGAGCCCACGGCACATCGCCCGACGCGAGCGACGCCTACTGCGACTACCGCATGCGCATGGTCGACGGTGTCTCCGCCCTCCTGGCCCAGCCGCGCCACCACGAAGGCGCTTGGTGCCGCTCGTGGCGGTGGCGCCCCCGCAATCCCAACCGAATGAGATCCATTCCGGAGTTCCTTGAACGCTGGGACGCCGACCACCAGCACCACGCGGATGTCCGACTGTTGACCAGCGGGCACGGGAACATCAACACGGTCGGTCTCCCGGGCGTCCACGACGCGGACGACCTCTACCCCCGCCATCCACGCTGGCGCGAAGCCATCGAAGACGGCGTCTGGCCTCTCGTCGACGTCCTCACCAACCGGTGGGGCCTGATCACCTACGACAGCTGCGCGGGCCACCAGTACCGAGGACTCTCCATCCCCACGAGCAGCCGTCGCGTCGGTCTCCTACCGCGAACCGAGGACGAGTACGCCCGCGCGGCGGCGTGTCTTTGTCGCGTGGCCTCCGAAGTACGGGGAAAGCTTCCCGCTGGAGTTGAAGTCTCCCTCGGCAGAGCCAACCTGGAATGTGAGACGACGAGCCAGAAGGTGCCCGTTCTGGACCTTGCCCTCACCCCAAGCCCTGAGGCGACCTGGGATACATACTTCCGTAACGTCGACGAGGCGACGCGGGTCCTTGGCGCAGCGGTCACGAATATTTCTCTGGAGAGCGACGTTTCCTGCGCCTGCCTGGGGCACCGCTCGCTCATCGACGCGGACCGGGCAGTTGCCGGATGA
- a CDS encoding AAA family ATPase — protein sequence MLLALEGIAGAGKSTIRDHLLTEAHAKGLTVNHIGQFSWLSLPATRTLVKLRAGQPGDYANDVQAAQTDLALHNTFNLVPAMGQGHVLADRFSLSTACLLALSHRQAVAPLVERLAQEPTARPSLTVLLTTDLSLCRQRLAHRESGQRFTEGSAEMADLAQLYREALTHWARFTDLPVLMHPCSSKADLDFLVSACLRQLQEHQ from the coding sequence ATGCTGCTGGCCCTGGAAGGTATCGCCGGAGCCGGCAAGAGCACCATCCGCGATCACCTTCTCACCGAAGCGCATGCAAAAGGCTTAACGGTCAACCACATCGGCCAGTTCTCCTGGCTGTCACTACCCGCCACTCGCACCCTGGTGAAACTCCGCGCAGGCCAACCAGGTGACTACGCGAACGACGTCCAAGCAGCACAGACAGACCTCGCACTGCACAACACGTTCAACCTCGTCCCCGCCATGGGGCAGGGGCATGTCCTGGCCGACCGGTTCTCGCTCTCCACCGCCTGTCTGCTCGCTTTGAGCCATCGCCAAGCCGTTGCTCCCTTGGTCGAACGCCTCGCCCAGGAACCAACAGCAAGGCCATCCCTCACCGTCCTACTGACCACAGACCTGTCGCTATGCCGACAGCGGCTCGCTCATCGCGAATCTGGCCAGCGATTCACCGAAGGCTCGGCCGAGATGGCCGACCTCGCTCAGCTCTACCGCGAAGCCTTGACCCACTGGGCCAGATTCACCGATCTCCCAGTCCTGATGCACCCCTGCTCATCCAAAGCCGATCTGGACTTCCTCGTCAGCGCGTGCCTACGCCAACTCCAGGAGCACCAGTAG